One region of Marivirga arenosa genomic DNA includes:
- a CDS encoding FtsW/RodA/SpoVE family cell cycle protein gives MLNIQNIKAWTDKHLKGDPVIWSVVFALGMLSILVVYSATGSIAYFKFGGNTEYYLIRHSFLVLLSFLAMWVAHKIDYRYYSKLSRLALWLSVPLLIFAWQFGVNLNSASRWITIPFINQSFQPSDLAKLALIINLAGMLSKRQQNIHDFKKSLIPMLGWCGLICGLIAMTNLSTAILLFLTCMLLLFIGRIPVKYLAMLAFVGVFAVSIAMVVGQRGETAISRVENFINKENVPYQAQQSYIAVATGGITGKGPGNSSQRNFLPEAFSDFIFAIVVEEYGMIGAGIVILLYLTLLYRGMKAAAASGRAYGGLLSAGLSFAIVIQAMVNMAVAVGLGPITGLPLPLLSMGGTSLLFTGIAMGIILSVSRGEIEETPDALSKKQFSNLPKKEAA, from the coding sequence ATGCTTAATATTCAAAACATAAAGGCATGGACAGATAAGCATCTTAAAGGAGACCCGGTAATTTGGTCTGTGGTCTTTGCTTTAGGGATGCTTAGTATTTTGGTGGTATACAGTGCCACTGGAAGTATAGCGTATTTCAAATTTGGTGGAAATACTGAATACTACTTAATAAGACATAGCTTTTTAGTATTGTTAAGCTTTTTAGCTATGTGGGTAGCCCATAAAATAGATTATAGATATTATTCTAAATTGTCAAGATTGGCCTTATGGTTATCTGTTCCATTGTTAATTTTTGCATGGCAGTTTGGTGTGAATTTGAATAGTGCATCACGGTGGATCACGATTCCTTTCATTAATCAATCTTTTCAGCCATCTGATTTAGCAAAACTAGCTTTGATTATCAATTTGGCAGGGATGCTTTCGAAGCGGCAACAAAATATTCATGATTTTAAAAAGTCACTTATCCCAATGTTAGGGTGGTGTGGTTTAATCTGTGGTTTAATTGCCATGACTAATTTATCGACCGCAATATTATTATTCTTAACCTGTATGCTACTTTTATTTATTGGTAGAATACCCGTGAAGTATTTAGCTATGTTGGCTTTTGTGGGTGTTTTTGCGGTTAGTATAGCAATGGTAGTAGGGCAAAGGGGAGAGACAGCAATTAGTAGAGTTGAAAATTTCATCAATAAAGAAAATGTACCGTATCAAGCTCAGCAATCTTATATCGCTGTAGCCACTGGAGGGATTACAGGTAAAGGTCCGGGAAATAGTTCACAAAGAAATTTCCTGCCAGAGGCATTTTCTGATTTCATTTTTGCCATTGTAGTGGAGGAATATGGAATGATAGGAGCGGGCATTGTAATTTTATTGTATCTCACTCTTCTCTATAGAGGAATGAAAGCGGCAGCTGCCAGTGGTAGGGCCTACGGAGGATTACTTTCTGCAGGACTGAGTTTCGCGATCGTAATTCAAGCCATGGTAAATATGGCTGTCGCAGTTGGTTTAGGGCCGATTACAGGTTTACCATTGCCCCTATTAAGTATGGGAGGGACTTCTTTATTATTTACAGGTATAGCAATGGGAATAATATTAAGCGTAAGCAGAGGAGAAATAGAAGAAACTCCCGATGCATTGAGTAAAAAACAATTTTCAAACTTACCTAAAAAAGAAGCAGCTTAA
- a CDS encoding penicillin-binding protein → MNIKKSILLRVRLAFLAIVIFAGAIMYQIFHIQWMDGEKWKKMAEEITMSYQEVKATRGNIYSDNGSLLATSLPFYKVAFDPTIADEQLFREGIDSLSLMLAKNFGNSKTYYKQKITSARQKGRQYIFLTRDLIGYQKKKEMETWPIFREGRLGGGVIFTKTDKRFRPFSNLAFRTIGFLNENDYGAGLEYSFNKYLAGTNGKALFQKISGSSWRPVNDGSEIRPKDGFDIQTTIDINLQDVSESALLRHLIKHDADMGCVVVMEVETGEIKAISNLKKLKNGKYGEVYNYAVGSHGLREPGSTFKLASYMALLEEKEIQLSDSIETGDGQLKFYKETVRDHKPGGYGTITIEEAFKKSSNIAIAKLIDETFRENPQRFLDYLKIMGLTQPLGFQMVGEGKPNIPPIKKWSGITLPWMAYGYGLELTPLHTLTLYNAIANNGKMIRPLLVKSIKKTDKEINTFKTSVISDQICSEETLKKLKKMLEGVVEEGTASNINNAEYKIAGKTGTAQSLKNGRYVRQYYTSFAGYFPADNPKYSAIVVMDNPKGYQQYGSDVAAPVFKEIADKIYALDLNMHDEYELEEKPEEGIFPVVQAGNRSDLASMLNYLGVSNHAESQDVDWVRASIHNNSIKWKPNNQHQNGLVPDVRGMTLRDALYLLENTGLQVQVKGSKGRVMQQSQYPGSRALKGSTIKLEVG, encoded by the coding sequence GTGAATATTAAGAAGTCCATATTACTAAGAGTAAGACTAGCATTTTTGGCAATTGTAATTTTTGCTGGGGCTATCATGTATCAGATTTTCCATATCCAATGGATGGATGGTGAAAAATGGAAAAAGATGGCAGAAGAAATTACCATGAGTTATCAGGAAGTGAAAGCTACCAGAGGAAATATATATTCCGATAATGGGAGCTTGTTAGCTACCTCTTTGCCTTTTTATAAGGTGGCTTTTGATCCGACTATCGCTGACGAACAACTTTTTAGAGAAGGCATTGATTCTTTAAGCTTAATGCTAGCTAAAAACTTTGGGAACAGTAAAACTTATTATAAACAAAAAATTACTTCTGCTAGACAAAAGGGAAGGCAGTATATCTTCTTAACAAGAGATTTAATTGGTTATCAAAAGAAAAAGGAAATGGAAACCTGGCCTATCTTCAGAGAAGGAAGATTAGGTGGAGGAGTAATTTTTACTAAAACAGATAAAAGATTCCGTCCATTCTCTAATCTAGCTTTTAGAACAATAGGCTTCTTGAATGAGAATGATTATGGAGCAGGATTAGAATACAGTTTTAATAAATATTTAGCTGGCACTAACGGCAAAGCATTATTTCAAAAAATATCTGGCAGTAGCTGGAGACCTGTAAATGATGGATCTGAAATAAGACCAAAAGATGGATTTGATATCCAAACTACTATTGATATAAACTTACAAGATGTATCAGAATCAGCGCTTTTAAGACATTTGATAAAGCATGATGCGGATATGGGCTGTGTGGTTGTAATGGAAGTTGAAACGGGTGAAATTAAAGCCATTTCTAATCTTAAAAAGTTAAAGAATGGTAAGTATGGTGAGGTTTATAACTATGCTGTGGGAAGTCATGGATTAAGAGAACCTGGTTCTACTTTCAAATTAGCTTCTTATATGGCTTTATTGGAAGAGAAAGAAATTCAATTATCAGACTCCATAGAGACTGGTGATGGCCAATTAAAATTTTATAAAGAAACGGTAAGAGATCATAAGCCGGGTGGTTACGGTACCATTACTATAGAAGAAGCTTTTAAAAAATCTTCCAATATTGCAATTGCTAAATTAATTGATGAAACCTTTAGAGAAAATCCTCAAAGATTTTTGGACTATTTGAAAATTATGGGTTTAACACAGCCTTTAGGTTTTCAAATGGTAGGAGAGGGTAAACCTAATATTCCACCTATTAAAAAATGGAGTGGTATTACATTGCCATGGATGGCTTATGGCTACGGTTTGGAATTAACTCCGCTTCATACACTAACATTATATAATGCCATTGCAAATAATGGAAAAATGATCCGTCCGCTTTTAGTGAAATCAATTAAAAAGACAGATAAGGAAATTAATACTTTCAAAACTAGTGTAATCAGTGATCAAATATGCTCTGAAGAAACACTTAAAAAACTTAAAAAAATGCTTGAAGGAGTTGTTGAGGAAGGAACAGCCTCCAATATCAACAATGCAGAATATAAAATTGCTGGTAAAACGGGCACAGCCCAAAGTCTAAAGAATGGTAGATATGTAAGGCAGTATTACACCTCTTTTGCTGGGTATTTTCCAGCGGATAATCCAAAATATTCAGCTATAGTTGTGATGGATAATCCTAAAGGATATCAGCAATATGGTTCTGATGTAGCGGCTCCGGTATTCAAAGAAATTGCAGATAAGATTTATGCGCTAGATTTAAATATGCACGATGAGTACGAATTGGAGGAGAAGCCTGAGGAAGGAATATTCCCTGTAGTACAAGCAGGGAATAGAAGTGATTTAGCTTCGATGCTTAACTATTTAGGTGTTTCTAACCACGCAGAATCTCAAGATGTAGACTGGGTAAGAGCTTCTATTCATAACAATTCAATTAAATGGAAACCAAATAATCAACATCAAAATGGATTAGTGCCAGATGTTAGAGGAATGACTTTAAGAGATGCACTTTATTTATTAGAAAATACAGGTCTTCAAGTACAAGTAAAAGGAAGTAAAGGTAGAGTGATGCAGCAATCTCAATATCCGGGATCGCGAGCATTAAAAGGTAGCACTATTAAATTAGAAGTAGGTTAG
- the murC gene encoding UDP-N-acetylmuramate--L-alanine ligase, which produces MNIKNIHNAYFIGIGGIGMSALARWFHHNGINVYGYDKTSTDLTNKLNEEGIYIHFNDEVEAIPEFVLESSTKNIVVYTPAIPKDHIGFNFLKEKGIEMLKRSEVLGLLTEGMFTVAVAGTHGKTTTSSMVAHLLKSGNKDIAGFLGGITTNYGTNMVMNEKDYKKAIIVVEADEYDRSFLTLKPNIAIVTSTDADHLDIYGQIGELKKSFSLFLEKVNPNGDIYIKDGLWDEIANKKIKAKPQSYGINAGDIRALNVQAKNAKFVFDVAFRNNTIEGFELSVPGFHNVENAVAAIAVAYQLGIKPELIQKGIKSYKGVKRRFEYIIQRENFVFIDDYAHHPSEIRAMLTSVRSLYPGKKVSVLFQPHLFSRTRDFASEFSQSLSLADEVILLDIYPARELPIEGVNSNMLLESIQANEKIKIEKEKAIEYLQNKDFEVFITMGAGNIDQLVQPLKNIFEKQYAA; this is translated from the coding sequence ATGAATATAAAAAATATACATAACGCATATTTCATCGGGATTGGAGGGATTGGCATGAGTGCACTTGCTCGCTGGTTTCACCATAATGGGATAAATGTTTATGGTTATGATAAAACATCAACCGACCTTACAAATAAACTGAATGAAGAAGGAATTTACATTCATTTTAATGATGAAGTAGAGGCAATTCCTGAATTTGTACTTGAATCAAGTACTAAAAATATTGTAGTGTATACTCCTGCAATTCCTAAAGATCATATTGGTTTTAATTTCCTGAAAGAAAAAGGGATTGAGATGTTGAAAAGATCTGAAGTTTTAGGATTGCTAACAGAAGGCATGTTTACAGTTGCAGTTGCGGGTACCCATGGTAAAACGACTACAAGCTCAATGGTGGCTCATTTGTTAAAAAGTGGCAATAAAGATATCGCAGGATTTTTAGGTGGCATTACTACCAATTATGGTACTAATATGGTCATGAATGAAAAGGATTATAAAAAAGCTATTATTGTGGTAGAGGCTGATGAATATGATCGGTCATTCTTAACCTTAAAACCTAATATCGCAATTGTTACTTCTACAGATGCTGATCACTTAGATATTTATGGTCAAATAGGAGAACTTAAAAAGTCTTTTTCTTTATTTTTAGAGAAGGTGAATCCAAATGGTGATATTTATATTAAGGATGGTCTTTGGGATGAAATAGCTAATAAAAAGATAAAAGCTAAACCTCAATCTTACGGAATTAATGCTGGAGATATACGAGCTTTAAATGTTCAGGCAAAGAATGCGAAATTTGTATTTGATGTAGCTTTTAGGAATAATACAATTGAAGGTTTCGAATTGTCAGTTCCTGGCTTTCATAATGTTGAAAACGCTGTTGCGGCTATTGCAGTAGCATATCAACTTGGAATTAAACCTGAATTAATTCAAAAGGGAATAAAGTCATACAAGGGTGTAAAGAGAAGATTTGAATATATAATCCAGAGAGAAAACTTTGTTTTCATTGATGATTATGCTCATCATCCTAGTGAGATCAGAGCCATGCTTACATCCGTGAGATCTTTATACCCAGGTAAAAAAGTGAGTGTATTATTTCAACCTCATTTGTTTTCAAGAACTCGTGATTTTGCCTCTGAATTTTCACAAAGTTTAAGTCTGGCGGATGAAGTCATATTGTTAGATATTTATCCTGCAAGAGAGTTGCCAATAGAAGGTGTGAATAGCAATATGTTGCTGGAATCAATCCAAGCTAATGAAAAGATTAAGATTGAAAAAGAAAAGGCAATTGAGTATTTACAAAATAAAGATTTCGAGGTCTTTATCACTATGGGAGCAGGAAATATTGATCAATTAGTACAACCCTTAAAAAATATATTTGAAAAGCAGTATGCAGCTTAA
- a CDS encoding UDP-N-acetylmuramoyl-L-alanyl-D-glutamate--2,6-diaminopimelate ligase, whose translation MAILKDILYKVKLVSISGATDISVDAIQFDSRIVGSGDVFVAVKGTQVDGHDYIGKAVEQGAVAVICEDIPHNIHPEVTYVQTEDSAKALGIMSDNYYDHPSEKLKLVAVTGTNGKTTTVSLLHKLFMSLGYHTGMISTVQNQIDDLVIPATHTTPDALQLNALLSKMVDHGCTMVFMEASSHAIAQERMAGLKLAGAIFTNITHEHLDYHKTFDNYIKAKKKLFDDLPSDAFALVNVDDKRGMVMLQNCKASKNTYSLKMMATYKAKVLNNSLQGLELTVDQKDVWFRQIGYFNAYNLLAAYATANLLEEDSEEVLMHLSQIELNNGRFEQVPNKAGITAIVDYAHTPDALENVLNTIDNIRTGNEQVLTVVGCGGNRDTEKRPVMAEIACRYSDRVILTSDNPRYEEPEAIIADMQKGVPISQIRKVTNLPDRKEAIKLACSFAQKGDIILVAGKGHETYQEIKGERSHFDDKEVVNEMLNLIHNK comes from the coding sequence GTGGCAATTTTAAAAGACATATTATACAAAGTAAAATTAGTGAGCATATCTGGTGCTACTGATATTTCTGTTGATGCTATTCAATTCGATTCGAGGATTGTAGGATCAGGAGATGTTTTTGTAGCCGTTAAAGGTACTCAAGTAGATGGTCATGATTATATAGGCAAAGCTGTTGAGCAAGGTGCTGTAGCTGTAATTTGTGAAGATATCCCGCATAATATTCATCCTGAAGTTACTTATGTTCAAACTGAGGATTCTGCTAAGGCTTTAGGCATCATGTCCGATAACTATTATGATCATCCTTCTGAAAAATTAAAATTAGTTGCAGTTACAGGTACTAATGGTAAAACTACTACTGTAAGCTTGCTTCATAAATTATTCATGAGTTTAGGATATCACACCGGAATGATATCCACGGTTCAAAATCAAATTGATGATCTGGTAATTCCTGCAACTCATACGACTCCTGATGCATTACAGTTGAATGCTTTATTGAGCAAGATGGTAGATCATGGATGCACTATGGTTTTCATGGAAGCTAGTAGCCATGCGATTGCTCAGGAAAGAATGGCGGGTCTAAAATTAGCAGGTGCTATTTTCACCAATATTACCCATGAGCATCTAGATTATCATAAGACTTTTGATAATTATATAAAAGCTAAGAAAAAGTTGTTTGATGATCTTCCATCAGATGCTTTTGCTTTAGTAAATGTGGATGATAAAAGAGGAATGGTGATGCTTCAGAATTGTAAAGCATCAAAGAATACTTATTCCTTAAAAATGATGGCGACTTACAAAGCAAAAGTTTTGAACAATTCACTCCAGGGATTAGAGCTTACAGTGGATCAGAAAGATGTTTGGTTCAGACAGATCGGTTATTTCAATGCATATAATCTACTTGCGGCTTACGCAACTGCTAATCTATTAGAAGAAGATAGTGAAGAAGTATTGATGCACTTATCTCAAATAGAATTGAACAATGGGAGGTTTGAGCAAGTACCCAATAAAGCAGGTATTACTGCAATAGTGGATTATGCACATACTCCTGATGCATTAGAAAATGTGTTGAATACTATTGATAACATCAGAACGGGTAATGAACAAGTATTAACTGTAGTAGGCTGTGGTGGGAATAGAGATACAGAAAAAAGGCCAGTTATGGCTGAGATTGCTTGCAGATATAGCGATAGAGTGATTCTCACTTCTGATAATCCACGCTATGAAGAGCCTGAAGCCATTATTGCAGATATGCAAAAAGGAGTGCCGATTTCGCAAATAAGAAAAGTAACAAATCTTCCTGATAGAAAAGAAGCTATTAAGCTTGCTTGCAGCTTTGCTCAGAAGGGAGATATCATATTAGTGGCCGGAAAAGGTCATGAAACTTATCAGGAAATAAAAGGAGAAAGAAGCCATTTCGATGATAAGGAAGTAGTAAATGAAATGTTAAATCTAATACATAACAAATAG
- a CDS encoding FtsL-like putative cell division protein — protein sequence MKGNTFKAKDKNKAKDSSSGSIFSRLDKRIGGNAQDAGLPVKYLPYVLFLVAMGIFYIGNSHYADKTTRKIDKLHQEVEDLRADYTTLKSEYMFASKQSEVAKKVKKLGLKESEKPPFKIVVEKGEY from the coding sequence ATGAAAGGGAACACTTTTAAAGCAAAGGATAAAAATAAAGCTAAGGACTCATCTTCTGGAAGCATCTTTTCCAGATTAGATAAGAGAATAGGTGGAAATGCTCAAGATGCTGGCTTACCAGTAAAGTATCTTCCCTATGTTCTTTTTTTAGTGGCTATGGGTATTTTCTACATAGGGAACAGTCATTATGCTGATAAAACTACTAGAAAAATTGACAAACTGCACCAAGAAGTAGAAGATCTTAGAGCAGATTATACCACATTAAAATCAGAATATATGTTTGCTTCGAAGCAATCTGAAGTGGCTAAAAAAGTTAAAAAATTAGGATTAAAAGAGTCAGAAAAGCCACCCTTTAAAATAGTAGTAGAGAAAGGTGAATATTAA
- the mraY gene encoding phospho-N-acetylmuramoyl-pentapeptide-transferase, whose product MLYYLFDFLNKKLDLLGAGVFQYISFRAGMATLFSLLITITFGKQLINALRRKQVGETVRDLGLDGQIEKAGTPTMGGIMIILAIVIPVLLFSKIDNIYIILLLISTVWMGLIGFLDDYIKVFKKNKEGLQGKFKVFGQIGLGLIVGLTLFYHPDVTVREFGDPVSVSDGVEMVTESSFEDVKSMVTTIPFFKNNEFDYSNIFPFLPDGYTVIIYVLWVIFIVTAVSNGANITDGIDGLAAGTSAIIGLALAIFAYVSGNAIFSQYLNIMFIPNSGEIVIFCAAFVGACVGFLWYNTHPAQVFMGDTGSLSIGGIIAVLALVIRKELLIPVLCGIFLIENLSVIIQVSYFKYTKKKYGEGRRIFLMSPLHHHYQKKGIHESKIVNRFWIVGILLAIISVATLKLR is encoded by the coding sequence GTGTTATATTATTTATTCGACTTCTTAAATAAAAAATTAGATCTTCTGGGAGCAGGGGTGTTTCAATACATCTCTTTCAGAGCTGGAATGGCTACGCTTTTTTCACTTTTGATTACAATTACTTTCGGCAAGCAATTGATCAATGCCTTAAGAAGAAAGCAAGTAGGCGAAACGGTTCGTGATTTAGGTTTAGATGGACAAATTGAAAAGGCTGGAACTCCAACTATGGGAGGGATAATGATTATTCTTGCTATAGTAATTCCAGTATTACTGTTCTCGAAAATTGATAATATTTACATCATTTTATTATTAATCTCAACCGTATGGATGGGGTTAATAGGCTTCTTAGATGACTATATCAAAGTATTTAAAAAGAATAAAGAAGGTTTACAGGGTAAATTCAAAGTATTCGGACAAATTGGTTTAGGCCTTATAGTGGGCTTAACACTATTCTATCATCCTGATGTGACAGTAAGGGAATTTGGGGATCCCGTAAGCGTTTCTGATGGTGTTGAAATGGTGACAGAAAGCTCATTTGAAGATGTGAAGTCGATGGTAACTACTATCCCTTTCTTCAAAAACAATGAATTTGATTACAGCAATATTTTCCCATTTCTACCTGATGGTTATACGGTTATCATTTATGTTTTATGGGTGATATTCATCGTTACAGCAGTTAGCAATGGAGCTAATATCACTGATGGAATTGACGGTCTAGCGGCTGGAACTTCAGCTATAATAGGTTTAGCTCTAGCCATTTTCGCTTATGTATCGGGTAATGCTATTTTTTCGCAATATCTCAACATCATGTTTATACCAAACAGTGGAGAAATTGTGATTTTCTGTGCGGCATTTGTTGGGGCCTGCGTAGGCTTTTTATGGTATAACACCCATCCAGCTCAAGTTTTTATGGGGGATACAGGTAGTCTTTCTATCGGGGGGATAATTGCTGTACTGGCTCTTGTAATCAGAAAAGAACTTTTGATACCTGTTTTATGTGGGATATTCTTAATTGAAAATCTATCAGTAATTATTCAAGTAAGTTATTTCAAATACACTAAAAAGAAATACGGAGAAGGAAGAAGAATATTCTTGATGTCTCCACTTCATCATCATTATCAGAAGAAAGGGATTCATGAATCTAAAATTGTAAACCGATTTTGGATTGTAGGAATATTATTAGCCATTATTTCAGTAGCAACTTTAAAATTAAGATAA
- the murD gene encoding UDP-N-acetylmuramoyl-L-alanine--D-glutamate ligase — MNKRIIILGAGESGTGAALLAKAKGYDVFVSDFGTISDSFKEKLYNAHIQFEEGKHTEEKILNADTIIKSPGINPEVEIIKKAVAKNIKVIDELEFAYQFTKGKIIAITGTNGKSTTTMMTYHLLKEAALSVGLGGNIGKSMAAQLVDQDYDWWVLECSSFQIDGFVDFKPHIAVLLNITPDHLDRYHYKVENYVNAKFSLFKNQSEEDFAILVEGNQLINEALPKYNIEAEILNVGFTNQSLNAFADSSEIVINIEDKKHHFSQSLLPIKGRHNQINAMASILTAKLTKIKDDQIKESLPKFKSIQHRLESVGNIHGVEFINDSKATNVDAVYYALEAFSRPIIWIVGGVDKGNDYSQLDAVSGNVKAIICLGKDNDKIKKHFKDRCPIIEETQSMQEAVKIGYHLSKDREVVLLSPACASFDLFKNYEDRGNQFRLAFQLLEREIELKKISQ; from the coding sequence GTGAATAAAAGAATCATCATATTAGGAGCAGGAGAAAGCGGAACAGGTGCTGCTTTGCTAGCAAAAGCAAAGGGATATGATGTTTTTGTGTCTGATTTTGGAACCATATCTGACTCATTTAAAGAAAAATTATACAATGCTCATATTCAATTTGAAGAAGGTAAACACACTGAAGAAAAAATATTAAATGCAGATACGATTATTAAAAGCCCTGGAATAAATCCAGAGGTTGAGATAATTAAAAAGGCTGTAGCTAAAAACATCAAAGTGATAGATGAGCTTGAATTTGCTTACCAATTCACAAAAGGGAAAATAATTGCGATTACGGGAACCAATGGTAAATCTACTACTACGATGATGACTTATCATTTGCTAAAAGAAGCAGCTTTGTCAGTAGGTTTAGGGGGGAATATTGGAAAAAGTATGGCTGCTCAATTAGTTGATCAGGATTATGATTGGTGGGTATTGGAGTGTAGCAGTTTCCAGATTGATGGCTTTGTTGATTTTAAGCCTCATATCGCGGTACTTTTAAATATTACACCTGATCACTTAGATCGTTATCACTATAAAGTTGAAAACTATGTGAACGCTAAGTTTTCACTATTCAAAAATCAATCTGAGGAAGATTTTGCCATTTTGGTTGAAGGCAATCAACTGATTAATGAAGCATTACCGAAGTATAATATTGAAGCGGAAATCCTAAATGTTGGCTTTACAAATCAATCATTAAATGCATTTGCTGATTCTTCTGAGATCGTAATCAATATAGAGGACAAAAAACATCATTTTTCACAATCACTGCTTCCCATAAAAGGAAGACATAATCAAATCAATGCTATGGCGTCTATTTTAACTGCGAAACTGACTAAAATTAAAGATGATCAAATTAAAGAGAGTTTACCAAAATTCAAGAGCATTCAGCATAGACTTGAATCTGTTGGTAACATACATGGTGTTGAATTTATAAACGATTCTAAAGCTACTAATGTAGATGCAGTTTATTATGCCCTGGAAGCTTTTAGTCGCCCAATAATATGGATAGTAGGTGGAGTCGACAAAGGAAATGATTATAGCCAGTTAGACGCAGTTAGTGGAAATGTGAAAGCTATTATCTGTTTAGGAAAAGATAATGATAAGATTAAGAAGCACTTTAAGGATAGATGCCCAATAATAGAGGAAACACAATCTATGCAGGAAGCGGTAAAAATTGGATATCATCTATCGAAAGATAGAGAGGTAGTTTTATTATCTCCAGCTTGTGCCAGCTTTGATTTATTCAAAAATTATGAAGATAGAGGAAATCAGTTTCGTTTAGCTTTTCAATTATTAGAGAGAGAAATCGAATTAAAGAAAATATCACAGTAA
- the murG gene encoding undecaprenyldiphospho-muramoylpentapeptide beta-N-acetylglucosaminyltransferase, with the protein MDMQKPYRFILSGGGTGGHIFPALAIADEIKSQLPNAEILFVGAEGKMEMQKVPEAGYKIFGLPIAGIQRSLSIKNLSFPFKLLNSLKQAKKIVKNFKPDAVIGVGGYASGPTLRAASNLGIPCLLQEQNSYAGLTNKWLRKKVKQICVAYDGMEKYFPQSKLNITGNPIRKDLLNLPAKKEALKSFDLEEGKKTILVLGGSLGARTINESIVQNLELLNNDTIQMLWQTGRLYHKEMLSRSDKANEDNVKILEFIKNMGAAYAAADIIISRAGALSVSELAVVAKPVVFVPSPNVAEDHQTKNAMALVKENAAEIVKDENSIKELLPTTLSLLQNEYKQTELAKNIKKMAKPNATQDIVSIIFKMIE; encoded by the coding sequence ATGGATATGCAAAAACCATATCGATTTATTTTAAGTGGAGGGGGCACTGGCGGTCACATATTTCCTGCATTAGCTATTGCTGATGAGATTAAAAGTCAATTGCCTAATGCTGAAATTTTATTTGTAGGTGCTGAGGGTAAGATGGAAATGCAAAAAGTGCCAGAAGCTGGATATAAAATATTTGGCCTACCGATAGCAGGCATTCAAAGAAGTTTGTCCATAAAGAATTTGAGTTTCCCTTTTAAATTATTGAATAGCTTAAAGCAGGCAAAAAAGATTGTGAAAAACTTCAAGCCAGATGCTGTTATTGGAGTTGGCGGATATGCTAGTGGCCCTACTTTAAGAGCCGCTTCAAATCTTGGAATACCTTGTTTATTACAGGAGCAAAATTCATATGCTGGCTTAACCAATAAATGGTTAAGAAAAAAGGTGAAGCAAATTTGTGTGGCTTATGATGGAATGGAAAAATATTTTCCTCAATCGAAGCTTAATATAACTGGTAATCCAATTAGGAAAGATTTATTGAACTTACCTGCTAAAAAAGAAGCTTTAAAAAGTTTTGATTTAGAAGAAGGTAAGAAAACTATACTGGTTTTAGGAGGAAGTTTAGGAGCAAGGACAATTAATGAAAGCATTGTTCAGAATTTAGAATTACTGAATAATGATACTATTCAAATGCTTTGGCAAACAGGCAGACTTTATCATAAAGAAATGCTATCAAGATCTGACAAGGCTAATGAAGATAATGTGAAGATATTGGAATTCATTAAAAATATGGGGGCTGCTTATGCTGCAGCTGATATTATTATTTCTAGAGCAGGAGCACTATCTGTTTCAGAATTGGCGGTAGTAGCTAAACCTGTTGTATTTGTGCCTTCACCTAATGTAGCTGAGGATCATCAAACTAAAAATGCAATGGCTTTGGTTAAAGAAAATGCTGCTGAAATAGTAAAAGATGAGAATTCTATAAAAGAACTATTGCCTACTACTTTATCACTGTTGCAAAATGAATATAAGCAGACTGAATTAGCGAAAAATATTAAGAAAATGGCAAAACCAAACGCCACTCAAGATATAGTATCGATTATTTTTAAAATGATTGAATGA